The following nucleotide sequence is from Neokomagataea tanensis.
TTTGGCAGATTTGCGGACCCGTCATCATGCCGTCTTTCTTGGTACGGGTGTTTATCGCTCGCGCGCCATTGATGTGCCGGGCTCTGAACTAGGGGGCGTTGTTGACGCGATTGATTTCCTCACCGCGTCCAACCGTCGTGGCTATCACGAAGACCCGGGTAATGACGTAGCTCTGCACGCCAAGGGGCGCCGTGTCATTGTAATTGGTGGCGGTGATACCGCTATGGATTGCGTACGGACGTCAATACGCCAGGGTGCGGCTGAAGTCGTGTGCGTTTACCGCCGTGATAGAGCCAACATGCCAGGATCACGGCAAGAAGTGTATAATGCGGAAGAAGAAGGTGCACGTTTCGAGTGGCTGGCGGCCCCCGATGCTTTCTTGGGAAGCGAGCATGTTTCTGGCGTACGCGTACAGAAAATGCGCTTAGGTACACCGGATGCAACCGGCCGCCGTTCCATTGAAGCAACGGGACAGCATGCCATCGTCGAGGGCGATTTGGTTATTCGCGCGTTGGGCTTCGACCCCGAAGACCTGCCCGGCCAATGGAATGAGCCTGACTTGGCCGTTACGCGCTGGGGAACCTTGAAAGTGCCACCGCGCGGGTTTGAGACCAGTCTGCCGGGTGTTTTCGCTGGTGGAGATATTGTGCGTGGAGCGAGCTTGGTCGTATGGGCCATTAAAGACGGCCGCGATGCGGCGGATGCCATCCACGCAGCTTTTGAAAATGGGTCCCTTATGGGACAGGACGCGCTGGAAGCAGCGGAGTAAGACAAATGACGAATTTTACCGCTGAATACGCCGCAAATGTAAAGCGTTTGGAGGGGCTATATGACCCCTCACAGGAACGGGATTCCTGTGGTGTTGGCCTAGTCGCCGCGTTAGACGGGCAACCTTCGCGCGCCGTTGTAAAAGCTGGTATCGAAGCGCTGGGTAATATTTGGCACCGTGGCGCGGTTGATGCCGATGGCAAAACTGGTGACGGCGCAGGTATCCACGTAGAAATCCCTCAGGATTTCTTCGCTGATGCCGTGCATAGTAGCGCGCAGGACGATACGATTGATGGCCGCATTGCGGTTGGAATGATTTTCCTGCCCAAGACCGATCTTGGGGCGCAAGAGCGTGGCCGTCAGATTGTTGAAACGGAAGTCCTCAACTTCGGTTACGGCATTTATGGCTGGCGTCAGGTGCCAATCGATGCGTCTTGCATTGGTGAGAAAGCAAACCAGACACGCCCCGAAATTGAGCAGATCATGATCCGCAACGCTCTTGGGAGCGATGAGGAAACATTTGAGCGCGATTTATACGTTATCCGTCGGCGGATTGAGCGCCGCGCAACGCAGGACCATGTGGACCTCTACATGTGTTCATTGTCCTGTCGTTCGCTTATTTATAAAGGCATGTTCCTTGCGGAGAATTTGACGGATTTTTATCCTGATCTGCTGGATGAACGCTTTGTTTCCCGCTTCGCAATTTATCATCAGCGTTATTCGACCAATACTTTCCCGACATGGAAGTTGGCGCAGCCTTTCCGTAAAGTCGCGCATAATGGTGAAATCAACACGATTTCTGGGAACAGAAATTGGATGCGCTCCCATGAGACGCGTCTGTCGCACCCGAATTTGAATCCATATTTGGATGATTTGAAGCCTGTTGTGCAGGCTTCGGGTTCGGACACGGCAGCGCTGGACAACGTATTTGAACTTTTGACGTTCGCTGGGCGTGATGCGCCAATGGCAAAGACGTTGTTGGTTCCAGCGTCGGCCGGGGCTGACTCCTCAATGTCAGAAAAAGCACGGGCGATGTTCCGTTATTGCAATGCAGTTATGGAGCCATGGGATGGCCCTGCTGCGCTGTGCGCGACGGATGGGCGTTGGATTATTGCGGGTCTGGATCGTGCGGGGCTACGTCCGCTACGCTATTCGATTACAACAGACAAATTGCTGATTGTGGGTTCAGAAACGGGCATGGTGCGCGTGCCTGAATCCCGCGTTGAGCGGCGCGGTCGTCTTGGGCCTGGGCAGACTTTGGCGCTAGACCTGCGTGACGCGCGGCTATATCAGCCTGACGAAGTGTTGGAGATGCTCTCCGAACGCCAAGACTATGGCGAATGGACGCAGCGCATAAAAGATATCGCACCCGTCGTGCGCGATGTGTGCGAGCCCGAGGCGCCAGAAGGTGAGGCCCTGCGCCGCCTGCAGGTCTCGGTGAGTTTGACGCATGAAGAGTTGGAAACAATTCTGCATCCGATGGTTGAGACAGCAGCGGAAGCGTTGGGCTCAATGGGCGATGATACGCCGTTGCAGGTTTTGTCAAAGACGCAGCGCGGTCTGTCGAATTACTTCCGCCAAGATTTCAGCCAAGTCACAAACCCGCCGATCGACTCCCTACGTGAAACGCGTGTGATGAGCTTGATTACGCGTTTGGGTAACCTCGGAAATGTATTGGATCAGTCTGCCGAGCAGTGCGATTTGTTGCAACTGCCTAGCCCTGTTCTGACCATTGGTGAATTCGATGCGCTGCGCCGCGAATGCGGTGATAACGCGGCGGTTATTGACTGCACATTCCCTGCAGCAGAGGGCGAGGACGGTCTGCGCGCTGCAATTGCGTCAATTCGTGCGCAGGCTGAAGAGCAGGTACGCTGTGGGTGCTCACACCTATTCCTGACAGATGAAAATGTGAGCGCGGAGCGGGCTGGTATCCCGATGATTCTGGCAACAGCTGCTGTGCATGTGCATTTGGTCAGAACATCGCTGCGTACGTTTACGTCGTTAAACGTGCGGAGTTCGGGTGCTATTGACGTTCACGCAATTGCGGTGACGATCGGAGTAGGGGCGACCACGGTCAATCCATCTTTGGCTCAGCATTGTATTGCAGATCGTCTGCGCCGTGGCTTGTTTGGCACCATGGCTATCCGTGACGCGATGGCACGGTATCGTAAGGCTGTAGACAAGGGTCTGTTAAAGATCATGTCTAAGTTCGGCATTTCGATTATCTCGGCCTATCGTGGTGGGTATAATTTTGAAGCTATTGGCCTGTCACGTGCTTTGGTGGCGGAGTTCTTCCCCGGGATGCCATCGCGGATTTCGGGGATTGGTCTGCCCGGCATCGCGCGCAATATCCTAAAGGCGCATAAGCAGGCATGGGACCAGAAGGTAGAGGCGCTGCCAATTGGCGGGCGCTATAAGCTGCGCCGCCAAGGAGAGACGCACGCTTTCTCCGGTCAATTGGTGCACATGTTACAGTCAGCGGTAACGGCCAATAGCTTCACGCTATATAAGCGCTATGCGGATGGTGTGCGCCAGACGGCCCCGGTTGCGCTGCGCGACCTGCTGGACTTCAAGCCGGCACATGCGCCTATCCCCATCGATGAAGTTGAGAGCATCACTCAAATTCGTCGTCGTTTGGTCGCACCTGGGATTTCTCTTGGCGCACTAAGCCCGGAGGCCCATGAGACACTGGCCATCGCGATGAATCGCATTGGTGCGAAGTCAGACTCGGGCGAGGGTGGCGAAGACCCTATCCGTGCCACGCCACGCCCCAACGGGGATAATGCGTCTTCCGCCATTAAGCAGGTTGCCTCGGGGCGATTTGGTGTCACGGCGCAGTATTTGAATGACTGCCGTGAAATCGAAATTAAGATGGCGCAGGGTGCTAAGCCTGGTGAAGGCGGGCAGTTGCCGGGCTTTAAGGTTACGGAGTTAATTGGTCGTTTGCGCCACGCAACGCCGGGTGTGACCCTCATTTCACCACCACCGCATCACGATATTTACTCCATCGAAGATCTTGCCCAGCTTATCTACGACTTAAAGCAGGTGAACCCTACTGCGACAGTCACGGTGAAGTTGGTGGCGCGTACTGGTATCGGTACGATTGCGGCAGGTGTTGCGAAAGCTAATGCTGATGCCATTCTGATTTCCGGGCATTCGGGCGGTACAGGGGCTAGCCCTCAATCCTCCATCCATTACGCGGGTTTGCCGTGGGAAATGGGATTGAGTGAGGCGCATCAGGTTCTGATG
It contains:
- the gltB gene encoding glutamate synthase large subunit, which codes for MTNFTAEYAANVKRLEGLYDPSQERDSCGVGLVAALDGQPSRAVVKAGIEALGNIWHRGAVDADGKTGDGAGIHVEIPQDFFADAVHSSAQDDTIDGRIAVGMIFLPKTDLGAQERGRQIVETEVLNFGYGIYGWRQVPIDASCIGEKANQTRPEIEQIMIRNALGSDEETFERDLYVIRRRIERRATQDHVDLYMCSLSCRSLIYKGMFLAENLTDFYPDLLDERFVSRFAIYHQRYSTNTFPTWKLAQPFRKVAHNGEINTISGNRNWMRSHETRLSHPNLNPYLDDLKPVVQASGSDTAALDNVFELLTFAGRDAPMAKTLLVPASAGADSSMSEKARAMFRYCNAVMEPWDGPAALCATDGRWIIAGLDRAGLRPLRYSITTDKLLIVGSETGMVRVPESRVERRGRLGPGQTLALDLRDARLYQPDEVLEMLSERQDYGEWTQRIKDIAPVVRDVCEPEAPEGEALRRLQVSVSLTHEELETILHPMVETAAEALGSMGDDTPLQVLSKTQRGLSNYFRQDFSQVTNPPIDSLRETRVMSLITRLGNLGNVLDQSAEQCDLLQLPSPVLTIGEFDALRRECGDNAAVIDCTFPAAEGEDGLRAAIASIRAQAEEQVRCGCSHLFLTDENVSAERAGIPMILATAAVHVHLVRTSLRTFTSLNVRSSGAIDVHAIAVTIGVGATTVNPSLAQHCIADRLRRGLFGTMAIRDAMARYRKAVDKGLLKIMSKFGISIISAYRGGYNFEAIGLSRALVAEFFPGMPSRISGIGLPGIARNILKAHKQAWDQKVEALPIGGRYKLRRQGETHAFSGQLVHMLQSAVTANSFTLYKRYADGVRQTAPVALRDLLDFKPAHAPIPIDEVESITQIRRRLVAPGISLGALSPEAHETLAIAMNRIGAKSDSGEGGEDPIRATPRPNGDNASSAIKQVASGRFGVTAQYLNDCREIEIKMAQGAKPGEGGQLPGFKVTELIGRLRHATPGVTLISPPPHHDIYSIEDLAQLIYDLKQVNPTATVTVKLVARTGIGTIAAGVAKANADAILISGHSGGTGASPQSSIHYAGLPWEMGLSEAHQVLMLNRLRHRLVLRTDGGIKTGRDVVMAAMLGAEEFGIGTAALVAMGCIMVRQCHSNTCPVGVCVQDERLREKFDGSPEKVINLFTLIAEDVRHILAELGVRSLKDVIGRTDLLRQVSRGADYLDDLDLNSLLVQADPGEHARYCTREGRNEVPDTLDADIMADARPLFSRREKLHLHYTVQNTHRAIGTRVSGEITRQFGMHTLPEGHLTLSLRGSAGQSLGAFAVKGLKLDVEGDANDYVGKGLSGATIVVRKPPSAPWRSEENSIIGNTVLYGATSGKLFAAGQAGERFAVRNSGATTVVEGCGSNGCEYMTGGTVVILGETGDNFGAGFTGGMAYVLDRSGRFGAQVNEDTIMLNRVAPGSRWDHELRALVEEHVRETGSIYAEDLLHCWEQTLGQFWHVVPRDYAKVIGYVQEDLSKLSA
- a CDS encoding NAD(P)-dependent oxidoreductase is translated as MTERMLQFVELSQKLPEKRSAEERKKDFGEIYQGFARARAEEQASRCSQCGIPFCSVHCPLGNNIPDWLKLTAENRLQDAYAMSAATNTFPEICGRICPQDRLCEGNCVINKGFESVTIGAVERFVTENAFAEGWVQPVLPDYELGRSVGVVGSGPAGLACAERLRRQGYEVHVYERQDRVGGLLTYGIPSFKLEKDVVERRWKLLEAQGVIFHLSTPIGSGEGETTLADLRTRHHAVFLGTGVYRSRAIDVPGSELGGVVDAIDFLTASNRRGYHEDPGNDVALHAKGRRVIVIGGGDTAMDCVRTSIRQGAAEVVCVYRRDRANMPGSRQEVYNAEEEGARFEWLAAPDAFLGSEHVSGVRVQKMRLGTPDATGRRSIEATGQHAIVEGDLVIRALGFDPEDLPGQWNEPDLAVTRWGTLKVPPRGFETSLPGVFAGGDIVRGASLVVWAIKDGRDAADAIHAAFENGSLMGQDALEAAE